The Daucus carota subsp. sativus chromosome 7, DH1 v3.0, whole genome shotgun sequence genome window below encodes:
- the LOC108193530 gene encoding inactive leucine-rich repeat receptor-like serine/threonine-protein kinase At1g60630, giving the protein MVTHFSIFSLIFLSFSCVFVDGSSSSDDIEALLGLKSSIDPLNSLQWSGENVCKWSGVKECLRGRVTKLVLEHLNLSGNLDERSLNKLDQLRVLSFKNNSLSGQIPSLSGLQNLKSLFLNKNKFSGQFPATISGLHRLKVVVLSQNRISGEIPASVVNIRRLYVLYVEDNLLTGPIPGFNQTGLRYLNVSNNQLSGEIPATPALVRFNLSSFSGNVELCGEQIGVPCNGSVVSAPPSLSPGVTEKKHRKNKKIIWIVAGSVGGVLLLCILVGLLLFCMRKRGKNETRVDRSKAVSGGDTAAPAPEEDSGGSAGGKGGGFSWEGDGGIGSLVFCGPGDQQMNYSLEDLLKASAETLGRGTMGSTYKAVMESGFIVTVKRLKDARYPRVEEFRRHMEVIGKLRHPNLVPIRAYFQAKEERLLVFDYFPNGSLFSLIHGSRTSAGGKPLHWTSCLKIAEDLATGLNYIHQNPGLTHGNLKSSNVLLGSDFESCLTDYCLTTFRNHDSAEESSASALFYRAPEYRDTRRPLTQPADVYSFGVILLELLTGKTPFQDLVQEHGEDIPRWVRSVREEETESGDDPASSNEGSEEKLAALLNIAMACVALTPDNRPEMREVLRMIKEARAEAQVSSNSSDHSPGRWSDTVQSLPRDDNLSI; this is encoded by the exons ATGGTCACtcatttttcaattttctcaTTGATTTTCTTGAGTTTTTCTTGTGTTTTTGTTGATGGGTCAAGTAGTAGTGATGATATTGAAGCTCTTTTGGGCTTGAAATCATCGATTGATCCATTGaattctttgcaatggagtggTGAAAATGTGTGTAAATGGAGTGGTGTCAAGGAATGCTTGAGAGGGAGAGTGACAAAGCTTGTGTTAGAGCACTTAAATTTAAGTGGGAATTTGGATGAGAGGAGTTTGAATAAGTTGGATCAGCTTAGAGTTCTTAGTTTTAAGAATAACTCGCTttcgggtcaaatcccgagtctttccGGTCTTCAAAATCTTAAatctttgtttttgaataaaaataagttttccGGCCAGTTTCCGGCGACTATTTCCGGCTTGCACAGGCTTAAAGTGGTGGTTCTGTCGCAAAATAGAATTTCCGGCGAGATTCCGGCGTCTGTGGTTAATATCAGGCGGCTTTATGTTTTGTATGTGGAGGATAATCTCTTGACAGGGCCCATTCCGGGGTTTAATCAAACAGGGCTTAGATACTTGAATGTTTCGAATAATCAACTTTCCGGCGAGATTCCGGCGACTCCGGCGTTAGTTAGGTTCAATTTGTCGTCATTTTCCGGGAATGTGGAGTTATGTGGGGAGCAAATTGGTGTCCCTTGTAATGGGAGTGTGGTCAGTGCTCCGCCGTCATTGAGCCCCGGAGTTACGGAGAAAAAGCACCggaaaaacaagaaaataatatgGATTGTGGCCGGAAGTGTTGGTGGGGTCCTTTTGTTGTGTATTTTGGTGGGGTTATTACTATTTTGTATGAGAAAGAGGGGGAAAAATGAGACAAGGGTTGACCGGAGCAAGGCTGTTTCCGGCGGTGACACGGCGGCTCCGGCACCGGAGGAAGACTCCGGCGGTAGTGCAGGTGGTAAGGGAGGTGGGTTTAGCTGGGAAGGAGATGGGGGAATTGGGAGTCTAGTGTTTTGTGGGCCAGGTGATCAACAAATGAATTACAGTTTAGAGGATTTGCTGAAAGCATCTGCAGAGACATTAGGGAGAGGCACAATGGGGAGTACTTACAAGGCTGTAATGGAATCCGGGTTTATCGTGACGGTGAAGAGGTTGAAGGATGCTCGATATCCGAGAGTGGAGGAGTTCAGGCGGCATATGGAGGTGATCGGGAAGCTCCGGCATCCAAATTTGGTGCCTATCCGGGCTTACTTCCAGGCTAAAGAAGAAAGGCTTCTGGTATTTGATTACTTCCCCAATGGCAGTCTCTTTTCTCTCATTCATG GATCAAGAACTTCAGCTGGGGGAAAGCCTCTTCACTGGACTTCGTGTCTGAAAATAGCAGAAGATTTAGCCACCGGACTAAACTACATTCACCAAAACCCAGGCCTGACACATGGAAACCTCAAATCCTCCAACGTGCTATTAGGATCCGACTTTGAGTCCTGCCTCACTGATTACTGTCTCACCACATTCCGAAATCATGATTCAGCTGAAGAATCTAGCGCCTCTGCACTCTTCTACAGAGCCCCTGAGTATCGTGACACACGTCGCCCCCTCACTCAACCGGCTGATGTATACAGCTTCGGGGTCATCCTGCTCGAGCTCCTCACAGGGAAAACTCCGTTCCAAGACCTTGTTCAAGAACATGGCGAGGACATTCCACGTTGGGTTCGTTCAGTCCGAGAAGAAGAGACCGAGTCCGGTGATGACCCTGCCTCTAGCAATGAGGGATCAGAGGAGAAACTTGCAGCTCTTTTGAACATTGCAATGGCCTGTGTTGCACTCACACCGGATAACAGGCCCGAAATGAGGGAGGTCTTGAGGATGATTAAAGAGGCAAGAGCAGAAGCACAAGTGTCTTCTAATAGCAGTGATCATTCTCCGGGGAGATGGTCAGACACTGTTCAGAGCTTACCAAGGGATGATAATCTGAGCATATGA
- the LOC108194402 gene encoding histone acetyltransferase HAC1: protein MDMDTPASPAEGFVGPNDGSGTNKMGAAKPEKAEACGVSLIEVFSPEQVREHIKSLKQGMEQSKPKTGKNYAVEQTMSDDPCQLCGMAKVFFEPVPVYCTLCGSRVKRSAKYYTAGAVDARRHVCSFCFVQNAGESLVVDGTAYPKAEFEKQRNDKIAEEGWVQCDKCPAWQHQICALFNSRRNEGGQGKFTCPICYIAEVERGERSPLQQSAVLGAKDLPRTSLSDHLEQRLLKKLKQERVNRARIQGKNYDEVPGAEGLVVRDVSSVDKTVEVKKRFSETFKEVNYPNEFAYKSKVVLLFQKIEGVDVCLFAMIVQEYGADCQQPNHRHVNLSYMDSVKYFKPEIKAVTGEDLRTFVYHEILIGYLEHCKTRGFTSCYIWACPPIKGDDYIFYCHPETQKTPKSDKLRDWYLTMLEKAAKENIVVEITNLYDHFFVSDGSTGECKAKVTAARLPYYDGDYLPGASEDFINLIACGQSDLSGNATKDVLLMHKLGEAISPKKEDFIIVHLQNSCSHCCTLIASGNCWSCCQCKNFRLCDKCYEAEQKLEKRDRHPINKPREIHIMYPVEVSGVPADTQDNDEILECKFFDTRLTFLGFCEGNHYQYDTLRRAKHSSMMLLYHLHNPNVPEFVPLCQVCRLNIETGQGWHCETCPDYNMCSACYKKDGESNHPHKLTQYSPTVDLDAQKKEAKQQKVSRMRKMHDLLVHAIQCQNCPNPGCHKMKGLLQHAAQCITHETGGCFECKRIWYLFKLHAAVCPVSQCHVPYCRGLKERMRRKKEQADSRDTEGMRQLSAEVSGVC, encoded by the coding sequence ATGGATATGGACACTCCCGCGAGTCCTGCAGAAGGATTCGTTGGACCTAATGATGGTTCGGGTACTAATAAAATGGGGGCAGCCAAGCCCGAGAAGGCGGAAGCGTGTGGAGTGTCGTTGATTGAAGTTTTTAGTCCAGAGCAAGTCCGGGAGCATATTAAGAGTCTCAAGCAGGGGATGGAGCAGAGTAAACCGAAGACAGGAAAGAATTATGCTGTGGAGCAGACAATGTCTGATGATCCTTGCCAGTTATGTGGGATGGCGAAGGTTTTTTTTGAGCCTGTGCCTGTTTATTGCACGCTTTGTGGCTCTCGTGTCAAACGAAGTGCAAAGTACTACACTGCAGGAGCTGTTGATGCACGACGACATGTTTGTAGTTTTTGCTTTGTGCAAAATGCAGGGGAAAGTTTGGTTGTTGATGGAACTGCTTATCCTAAGGCGGAATTTGAGAAGCAAAGAAATGATAAAATTGCAGAAGAAGGATGGGTTCAGTGTGATAAGTGTCCTGCTTGGCAACATCAGATATGTGCATTGTTTAACAGTCGAAGGAATGAAGGCGGTCAAGGTAAATTCACCTGTCCAATCTGCTACATTGCTGAAGTTGAAAGAGGAGAGCGTTCGCccttgcaacagagtgcagtgCTTGGAGCAAAAGATCTTCCAAGAACAAGCCTCAGCGATCACTTAGAGCAACGACTGCTTAAAAAACTGAAGCAGGAGAGGGTAAATAGAGCAAGGATTCAAGGGAAAAACTATGATGAGGTTCCAGGAGCAGAAGGCCTTGTTGTCAGAGATGTGTCATCAGTGGACAAAACAGTGGAAGTGAAGAAGCGGTTTTCTGAGACTTTTAAGGAAGTGAATTACCCGAATGAGTTTGCCTACAAGTCCAAGGTAGTATTATTGTTTCAGAAGATTGAAGGCGTGGATGTGTGCCTATTTGCCATGATTGTTCAGGAATATGGAGCAGATTGTCAACAACCAAATCACCGACATGTAAATTTGTCGTACATGGATTCTGTAAAGTACTTTAAGCCAGAGATTAAGGCAGTTACTGGAGAAGATCTTCGGACATTTGTTTACCATGAAATTTTGATAGGATACCTTGAACATTGCAAAACACGTGGTTTCACGAGTTGCTACATTTGGGCCTGTCCTCCAATCAAGGGCGATGATTACATATTCTATTGTCATCCGGAAACACAAAAGACACCAAAATCTGATAAGCTCCGGGACTGGTATTTGACAATGTTGGAAAAAGCTGCAAAGGAAAATATTGTGGTTGAGATAACTAATTTATACGACCATTTCTTTGTTTCTGATGGTAGCACTGGTGAGTGTAAAGCGAAGGTGACTGCAGCTAGACTTCCATATTATGATGGGGACTATTTGCCAGGTGCTTCTGAAGATTTTATTAATCTAATTGCATGTGGTCAATCTGATCTTTCTGGAAATGCAACAAAGGATGTTTTGCTTATGCATAAACTCGGTGAAGCTATCAGCCCAAAGAAGGAAGATTTCATTATTGTCCATTTGCAAAATTCATGCAGTCATTGCTGTACTCTGATAGCATCTGGAAACTGTTGGAGTTGCTGCCAGTGCAAAAATTTCAGGCTATGTGACAAATGTTATGAAGCAGAACAGAAACTCGAGAAGCGAGATAGGCATCCTATCAATAAACCAAGGGAAATCCATATTATGTATCCTGTTGAAGTTAGTGGTGTACCTGCAGATACACAAGATAATGATGAGATTCTTGAATGTAAGTTCTTTGACACTCGTCTGACTTTTCTGGGCTTTTGTGAAGGCAACCACTATCAGTATGATACCTTGCGTCGTGCTAAACATTCTTCAATGATGCTTCTCTACCATCTTCACAATCCAAATGTTCCAGAATTTGTTCCTCTATGTCAAGTCTGTCGTCTTAATATTGAAACGGGTCAAGGTTGGCACTGTGAGACATGTCCTGACTACAATATGTGCAGTGCTTGTTATAAAAAGGATGGGGAAAGTAATCATCCTCACAAATTGACTCAGTACTCCCCAACCGTGGATTTGGATGCACAGAAGAAAGAGGCTAAGCAACAAAAGGTTAGTCGTATGAGAAAGATGCATGATCTGCTTGTGCATGCTATTCAGTGTCAAAATTGCCCGAACCCTGGTTGTCACAAGATGAAAGGCCTTTTACAGCATGCTGCACAATGCATAACACATGAGACTGGTGGCTGTTTTGAGTGTAAAAGAATCTGGTATCTGTTTAAACTTCATGCTGCAGTTTGCCCAGTATCTCAATGTCATGTGCCCTACTGCAGAGGTCTAAAGGAACGCATGAGGAGGAAAAAGGAGCAGGCTGATTCTCGTGATACAGAGGGGATGAGACAACTGTCTGCTGAGGTTTCTGGCGTATGTTGA
- the LOC108194462 gene encoding uncharacterized protein LOC108194462, which translates to MDHGGGGGAAPTGCYKCGRPGHWSRDCPSNPNSATSTDPNPNNNSASKSTQFGFKSGSGDASGSGKVKSGEKPKKVPKTRPKLTVESLLSNDGIGYVLKHFPKAFKFHGRGHEVQDLGNLLGLYAEWHSHMLPYYTFDQFVHKVEQVGSAKRVKVCLRDLRDRVAHGGDPTKLREDPDQQETHEISNEGQETVNIEEPSPFPNSSVQNQGADDVQDVDDFQDAMLHDMFEKASEDPSQALHDDIVTAVSTPKEPPNQEAGNTGSNSAEDQISEELKARIEANRLKALERAAARAKASQAP; encoded by the exons ATGGATcacggcggcggcggcggcgcaGCTCCGACGGGTTGTTACAAGTGCGGCAGGCCAGGTCACTGGTCCCGAGACTGTCCGtcaaaccctaactcagctacATCGACTGATCCGAACCCTAATAACAACAGCGCCTCGAAATCAACGCAATTCGGTTTTAAATCTGGGAGCGGAGATGCTTCGGGCTCTGGTAAAGTGAAATCGGGCGAGAAGCCGAAGAAAGTGCCGAAAACGAGGCCGAAACTGACTGTGGAGAGCCTGCTTTCGAACGATGGGATCGGATATGTTCTGAAGCATTTTCCTAAGGCTTTTAAGTTTCACGGACGCGGTCATGAG GTTCAAGACTTGGGGAACCTACTTGGCTTATATGCTGAATGGCATTCACATATGCTTCCCTACTACACCTTTGATCAGTTTGTTCATAAGGTCGAACAAGTTGGTTCGGCAAAACGTGTTAag GTATGTCTTAGAGATTTGAGGGATAGAGTTGCCCATGGAGGGGATCCCACTAAACTACGTGAAGACCCAGATCAGCAGGAAACACATGAAATTTCGAATGAGGGACAAG AAACTGTAAACATAGAGGAACCAAGTCCGTTCCCAAATAGCTCTGTGCAAAACCAGGGTGCTGACGATGTCCAGGATGTTGATGATTTCCAGGATGCTATGCTTCATGATATGTTCGAGAAAGCATCTGAA GATCCATCTCAAGCTTTACATGATGACATAGTTACTGCTGTATCTACTCCAAAAGAGCCACCAAATCAAGAAGCAGGTAACACAGGAAGTAACTCGGCTGAAGATCAGATCTCAGAGGAGCTAAAAGCTCGCATAGAAGCTAACAGGTTAAAGGCCCTGGAGAGAGCTGCTGCTCGAGCCAAAGCTTCACAGGCACCTTGA